In Bosea sp. PAMC 26642, the DNA window GCCGAAATATCTCTCCGGCGAGGTTTCGCTGGGTGCCGTGATGCAGGTCGTCGCGGCCTTCAGCGCCGTTCAGGCGGCGCTGATCTGGTTCGTCGACAATTTCGTCCGGCTGGCCGAATGGTTCGCCTCCGTTGCCCGCGTCGACGAATTGCAGGAATCGATCGAAGGACTCGATATAGGCACGATCATGGAGGGCGACACCCGTATCAAGCTGGCCGAGAGCGAGGATGGCGCAATCCATATCGAGAATCTTTCGATCGCTCATAGCAACGGCCGCGCGGTGATCACCGACGCCTCGGTCGTGATCGGACTGGGCGAAAAGGTCCTGATCGTCGGCGAGAGCGGGACTGGAAAGAGCACGCTGATCCGCGCGCTCGCGGGTCTCTGGCCATGGGGCTCGGGCACGATCGAGGTCCCGCGCGGCAAATCCATCGCCTTCGTGCCGCAGAAGCCCTATCTGCCGATCGGTACCTTCCGCACTGTCCTGCTCTATCCGGAGGGCGACAAGCCGGTTTCCGACGAGACCATTCTGGCCGCTCTCAAGCGCTGCGGCCTGAGCTATCTTTCCCGTCGCCTCGACGAGGAGGACAAATGGGACCGGATTCTGTCTGGCGGCGAACGCCAGCGCGTCGCTTTTGCGCGCCTGCTGATCCAGCGTCCCGACATCATCATCATGGATGAGGCGACCTCGGCCCTCGACGAGGACAGCCAGAACTCGCTGCTGGGCCTGCTCGAGGGCGAACTCGCTCATGCGACCGTCATCAGCGTCGGCCATCGCCCGGGACTGGAGGATTTCCACGACCGCAAGATCACGCTGGAGAAGCGCCTGGCTGGCGCCCACCTGACCCATCGTCGCCTTGGCAAGTCGCTCTGGCGCCTGTTCAAGACCAGGCTCGCCGCTAATGACGAGGCCTGAGGCACCCACGATCGCAATTTTTCTGGACTGACCGCGCGAAACGGAACCAGACCGGCCCAATCGGGTTGTGTTCCTCAGAAGCCGTCCATTTTGGCCGGTGCTGGCGTCGGGAGAGACAGATGTTGAATAACAGCCTTGCCCCCATCAAGCGCGCCGTCCTTTTCTTCGGCTTCATGGGTCTCGCCGTAGCGACCATGACATTTGGCGCCAGCCTCCAGAGCATCACGGACCAGAGTTCTGCGACGGTCGCGCAGGCGAAAGTCGAGCGCAACCAGTTGACCGATCAGCAGCTTGCTGCGGTCGATCCTCGCCAGAAGCCGGTCAGCACGGCCAAGCGCGCGATCCAGACCTCGCAGCAGGCCCAGCTGGAAGCTCCCGTCAGGATCGTCTCGCGCTAAGGTTCTTTCCGCAAGGCTGGAACCTTTGGAAAGCGATCGCGTTCACCAACAAGCGCTCCCCGCGCCATGCACCTCCAGGCCGCCTCCGGGCGGCTTGTTTTTTGGCCGGCATTGCGACTGTTGACGATCCGAGCCTGCAGGTCCCCCGCGAGTCTCCCATGTATCTGCGCATTCGCCATGCAACGACGTATAATTATGCCGGGCCCGTCAATTTCGGACCACACCGTCTGATGCTGCGTCCGCGTGACAGCTTCGATCTGCGCGTCGTCGATACGGCTCTGTCGATCGCGCCTCAGGCGCGGCTGCGCTGGATGCACGATGCGTATGGCAATTCCGTCGCGATCGCGAATTTCGACGGGCCTGCCGACACTCTCGATATCGTAAGCGAACTGGTGATCCAGCGTTTCGGCTCTGCCCTGCCGCGCACCGAGATCGAGACCTCATCGACCGTCGCTGGCGTCGTCTATACCGAGGCCGAACGCGCGGTGCTTCAACCGTATCTCGCTCTCGCCGCAGCCGATCCCGACGGGATACTCGACCAGTGGCTTGCCGACTTTCGCGCCATGATGGGCGACGGCTCAGGCCATCTGCTGCGCGACCTGGCCCATGCGATCTATACCGGACTGAGTTATGCGGTGCGCTATGACGAGGGCACGCAGCACCCCGCCGACACGATCCGCCAGGCGGCGGGTTCATGTCGCGACTACGCCTGGCTCTTCATCGAACTGGCCCGGCGCCTGGGTTTCGCCGCACGTTTCGTGACCGGCTACATCCACGACCGCTCTCCCGATGCGGCCGGCCTGGTCTCGACAGTGGGACTGACCCATGCATGGGCCGAAGTCTTCATCCCCGGCGATGGCTGGGTCGAGTTCGACCCGACCAACGACCTCGTCGCCGACCGTCAGCTGCTGCGAGTCGCCGTCGCGCGCGTGCCGGAGGATGCCTCGCCGGTTTCGGGCAGCTTCACCGGCCTCACCGGCTCGTTTCTGGGCTTGAGCGTCGGCGTCACCATCGAGGTGATCGACGCGCCTGCGTAAAATCACCCCTCGGTCGAAAGCCCGGCCTCGACCTCGGCGGGATCAAATTCATAGCGCCGCGAACAGAATTCGCAGGTGACGCCGAGCGTGCCGTCATCAGCGATCATGGCGCGGCGGTCCTCGGCCGAGAAGCCGCGCAGCATCCCGAGCACGCGTTCGCGCGAGCAGCGGCAGGCTTCCTGAACCAGAACCGGCTCGAAGACGCGTGCGCCCCGCTCATGAAACAGGCGGTAGAGCAGGCGCTCGCTCTCCAGCAGCGGGTCGAGCAGTTCGTGGTCCTCGACCGTCTCGACCAGTGAACGTGCCTCGGCCCAGGCATCGTCGCGGATACCGTCGGGATCATCGGCAGCCATGATCTGATGGCCCTCGGGCGCGTCGCCGGGGTGAATATCCGCGGCGCGCAGCCGATCGACCGAATGCGGCATGAACTGGACGAGCAGGCCGCCCGCGCGCCATTGCCGGCCCCCACCTGCGGTGACGATCGAACCGACGCCGAGCCGGATCCGGCTCGGAATCTGTTCCGACTGGCGAAAATACTGATGCGCCGCCTCTTCCAGGCTCTGGCGGTTCAGCGCGACCACGCCCTGATAGCGCGTTGTGGCCGAGCCCTGGTCGACCGTCATGGCGAGATGGCCTTCGCCGAGCAGATCGCCCGTGCTCAACGCCCCCGTCGTGATCGCCTGTTCCAGCTTGGCCTCGTCGATATGGGCGACGGCGCGATAGGTGTCGGGCGCATTGAAATCGACGACCATCATCGAGATCGCTCCATCGCTCTTGGTCTGGAGCTGGAAGCGGCCCTCGAACTTCAGCGCCGTGCCCAAAAGCACGGTCAGCGCCGCGGCCTCGCCGAGCACGCGCGCGACCGGCTCGGGATAGCCATGCCGGCCCAGTATGGTGTCGATCGAGGGGCCGAGCCGCACGACGCGACCCCGAACGTCGAGATCGGGCACCGTGAACGGCACCACCCTGTCGTCGAGCGCGGCTGCGCCCGCGCCGATATCATCAGTCGCCATCAGGCGGAAACTCCGCCGAAGCACCAGGCCAGGATACCCTTCTGCGCGTGCAGCCGGTTCTCGGCCTCGTCGAATACGGCCGATTGCGGCCCATCCATCACGGCGTCGGTGACCTCTTCGCCGCGGCTGGCGGGCAGGCAGTGCATGAAGATCGCATCCTTGTCAGCGCGCCCGAGAAGCCGCTCGTCGACCTGGTAGGGCCGCAGCAGATTGTGGCGCGTACCCTCCTCATCACCCATCGAGACCCAGCAATCGGTGATCACGCAATCGGCGCCCTCGACGGCCACTTCCGGCCGCGAGGTGAGCTTGAGCCGGGCGCCTTGCTTCTTGGCCCAGTCGAGCAAGGCCGGCGGCGGCGCGAGTTCCTCGGGCGTCGCGATGGCAAGCTCGAAATCGAGCCGGCCGGCGGCATGGACCCAAGACGTCAGGACATTGTTGGTATCGCCGGTCCAGGCGATGCGCTTGCCCTGGATCGAGCCCTTGCGCTCCTCGAAGGTCATGACGTCGGCCATGACCTGGCAGGGGTGCTGGCGCTTGGTCAGGCCGTTGATAACAGGCACGGTGGCGTATTTCGCCATCTCGACCACGGCATCATGGTCGAGCATCCGGATCATGATCGCATCGACATAGCGCGAGAGCACGCGGGCGGTGTCGGCGATGGTTTCGCGCTCGCCGAGTTCGATCTCCTGCCCCGTCACCATCATCGGCGAGCCGCCGAGCTCGCGGATGCCGACGTCGAAGGAGACGCGGGTCCGCAAAGACGGCTGCTCGAAGATCATCGCGATGACCTTGCCGTCGAGCAGGCGGTCGCCGGCGGCCTCGGAGGTGCGGCGGCGCGCCTTGATCTCTCCGCCCTTGCGCAGGATGGCGCGCAGTTCGGTCGCGGAAAAATCGGAAAGATCGAGGAAATGGCGCGTCACGGGCGCTTCCTTCAGGTCGATGAGGTGATGAGACGGGCTGTCGCTTACTCGGCGGCTGGGCGCTTGAGCGCGCTCTCGATGCCGTGCGCGGCACGGTCGAGCCGGGCGATGGCCTCCGACACCTCCGCCTCGCCGATTATCAGCGGCGGCAGCAGGCGCACCACATTGTCGCCGGCGGCGACGACGAGCAGGCCTGCGGCGCGCGCCTCCGCGACGAAGTCTGTATTGAGGGTACGCAACTTCAGGCCGAGCATCAGGCCCTCACCGCGGATTTCCTCGATCACGTCCGGGTGCTGGTCCTTGAGCTGAGCCAGCGACTGGCGCAGGCGCAGGCCCATCTGGGCGACATTGTCGATGAAGCCCGGCTCGAGCACCACGTCGAGCACGGCATTGCCGACCGCCATGGCGAGCGGATTGCCGCCAAAGGTGGTGCCGTGCGTGCCCAGGGTCATGCCTGAGGCCGCTTCCTCGGTGGCGAGGCAGGCGCCCATCGGGAAGCCGCCGCCGATGCCCTTGGCGATCGACATGATGTCGGGCGTCACGCCGTAATGCTCATGCGAGAAGAACTTGCCGGTGCGGCCGACGCCGGTCTGGATCTCGTCGAAGATCAGCATCAGGCCGTGCTCGTCGCAGAGCTCGCGCAGCAGCTTGAGGAAACGCGGCGGCACCGAGCGCAGGCCGCCCTCACCCTGGATCGGCTCGATCATCAACGCCGCCGTCTCCGGCGTGATCGCGGCCTTCAGCGCGGTCTCGTCGTCGAAGGCGACCTGGTCGAAGCCGTCGACCTTGGGGCCGAAGCCGTCGATGTATTTCTGCTGGCCGCCGGCCGCGATCGTTGCCAGCGTGCGGCCATGGAAGGCGCCCTCGAAGGTGATGATGCGGAAGCGCTCGGGATGTCCCTTCGCGGCATGGTATTTCCGCGCCATCTTGATGGCGCACTCATTCGCCTCGGCACCCGAATTGGTGAAGAAGACGCGTTCCGCGAAAGTCGCCTCGCAGAGCCGACGGGCCAGCTTCTCGCCGTCGGGCATCGTATAGAGGTTGGAGGTGTGCCAGATCTTGCCCGCCTGCTCGGTCAGCGCCTTGACCAGATGCGGATGGGCGTGGCCGAGCGCGTTGACGGCGATGCCGGCGCCGAAATCGAGATAGCGCGTGCCGTCAGCGGTGATCGACCACGCGCCCTCGCCGCGCTCGAAGGCAACGGGAGCGCGAGCATAGGTCGGCAGCAAAACGGAGGAGGTGGCGGAAACGGAAGCGGAGGTCATGGGAGGCGATCCTCGTGACGGGAATGATCGAGACAGGATGGAGGCGGGACCGGAACGGCGTTGCGGGAGGCCGGGGCTTATGGTGACGACCCTGTGCGACCCGACGGCGACATCATCGTCGCAGCCAGCTCCCGCAATCTCGTCGCGCCGTCATCGCCATCGTCGAAGACCTTGATCCGCCAGAAACAATAAATGCCGCCCACAGGGGCGGCCACGCGCTACCCACTATGCAAAAGGGCTCGGCGCTGTCAATTCCGTGCCGCAGCGTCAGCAAAAGCGCAGCGGCCTCTTGACCGGAAATTTGCGAATGGTCTGGGGAAAACACGATTTCTGATTCGGGGACTCTTGTCGCCGAGTCCCGCCATCTTGTATGGTCCTCTTCGTCAGATACGACATCTCGTGCGGCGTCCCCAGTCTCGTCAGTTTCGGGTGTAACGGCTTCCGTTTTGCGACGGCCGCCGCCGCCTTGGGATTCCGCCATGATCCGCCCTTAAGCCCGCTGCGTAGCAGCGAGCCGACAAAGAAGCAGGTGATGCCGATGAACGAAGCCGGAGCATGGACGGAAGACCGCGTCGAGCTTCTCAAGAAGCTCTGGAGCGACGGTTTGAGCGCCAGCCAGATCGCAGGCGAACTCGGCGGCGTCACGCGGAACGCCGTGATCGGCAAGGTTCACCGCCTCGGCCTGTCGGGTCGCGCCAAGAGCCCTGCTGCCTCGAACGCGCCACGCGCCAACCCGGCCCGCAAGGCGCCGCAGACGCGCTCGCCGAGCCACCCGATGACGGGGCAGGGCGCCGCCGGCATGACGCGCGGCGCCAACGCGCTCGCGCCCCAATACTCGGCGGAAGTCGAGCCCGAGGAGCAGCAGGCGCCCGCGCCGTCCGAGGATGTCGTGGTGCCGTTCTCCGAGCGCGTCACCATCATGGATCTGCGCGAATACATGTGCCGCTGGCCGATGGGCGATCCGACGACGCCGGAATTCCGCTTCTGCGGCGGGCGCTCGCAGGTCGGGATGCCCTATTGCACGCATCATGCGAAGATCGCCTATCAGCCGGCGGCGGATCGTCGGCGTGACCGCAGCAAGATGGTGGTGCGGGGATGAGGCGCTTGCCCTGCAACTGATCGGAAGCCGGCCGCAAGGCCGGCTTTTTTGTTTCAGGTCAGTGCCGCTGCCCGGCAGCTGTCTCCAGCCGCCGGCTGAAGCGTGACATCGCGTAGCAGAGCAGCCAGTAGATGCCGCCTGAGAAGACATAGGCCTCCATGCTCATGCCGACCCAGTTGGGGTCGGCGAGCGAGGCCTGGGCGATGCCGAGCAGATCGAGGATCGAGACCACCAGCACCAGCGTGGTGTTCTTCAGCAAGGCGATGATCTCGTTGGTCATCGCCGGCAGCGAGATCCTCAGGGCCTGCGGCAGGACGATCAGCCCCGTCGCTTTCCAGTAGCCGAGGCCGAGCGCGGTCGCGGCCTCGCGCTGGCCTGGCGGAAGAGCCTGGAGCCCACCGCGGATCGCCTCGGCCATATAGGCGGCGATGACGAGGCCGAGCCCGATGACGGCGCGCGCCAGCCGGTCGATCCCGATGCCGCTCGGCAGGATCAACGGCAGCAGCAGCGAGGCGAGGAAGATCACCGCGATGATCGGAACGCCGCGCCAGAACTCGATGAACAGGATGCTGACCAGGCGGATCACCCGCAGCTGCGATTGGCGCCCGAGCGCGAACAGGATGCCGAGCGGAATCGCGATCAGGCTGGCATAGACCGAGATGAACAGGGTCAGCATCAGCCCGCCCCATTCGCGCGTCTCGATCCAGCGCAGCCCGAAGCCGCCGGCGAGCAGCCAGATGCCGAGCGGCGGCAGCACCACGAGCGCGGCCAGCGCTAGCTTGAGGCGCAGCCGCGCGGGCGCCATGAAGAGGCCGGCGCCGGCGAACGCGAAGGCAAGGCCGCAGAGATCGGCGCGCCAGCGCTGATCTGCCGGATAGAGCCCGTACATGAACTGGCCGAAGCGGGCGCGGATGAAGACCCAGCAGGCCCCGCCCGGCGCGCAGTCGCTGCGCGAGGTGCCGACCCAGGTCGCGTCGATCAGCGCCCAGCGGATGATCGGGATGGCAAGCCAGGCGAAAAGCAGCGCCAGCAGGATCGTGACGACCCCGGTTGCCGGGGTGCCGAACAGGCGCTTGCGCCAGATGGGCAGGGCTTGCGTGCTCATCGCGTCACCAGCGCGATCCTGGCATTGTACCAGTTCATGAAGGCGGAGACGGCGAGGCCAATGACGAGATAGACCGCCAGCGCCATGGCGATGATCTCGATCGCCTGGCCGGTATTGTTCAGCGCCGAGCCCATGAACAGGCTGACCACGTCGGGATAGGCGATGGCCGCGCCGAAGGACGAGTTCTTCAGCACGTTGAGATACTGGTTGGTCAGCGGCGGTATCATCACCCTGAGCGCCTGCGGGATGGTGACGAAGCGCATGGTCTGGCCCCGCTGCAGGCCAAGCGCCGAGGCCGCCTCGATCTGGCCGTGCGGCACCGCCTGGATGCCGCCGCGCACGATCTCGGCGATAAAGCCGGCGGTGTATGTGACCAGCGCCGCCAGCAGCGCGACGAATTCCGGGATCACGACGAAGCCGCCGCGATAGTTGAAGCCGCGCAGGACGGGAATGTCCCAGCGCGTCGCCAGGCTCGCCCAGGTGATGGCGAGGACCGGGACGAGAACGACGAGGCCGAGCCCGATCGCCAGCACCGGCGCGTCGCGCCCGGTCGCTTCTTTGCGGTGCCGCGCCCAGCGGGCGACGAGCCATTGCGCCAGCCAGGCGAGCAGGATGGCGATCAGCGCCCAGCGGAAATTGCCGGGCGCGTCGGGGAGCGGAATAGTCAGTCCGCGATTGTTGAGGAAGGCGATGCCGAAGACGCGCAGGCTGTCGCGCGGCGCCGGCAGCGACGCGATCACGCCGAAATACCAGAACAGCACGAAGAACAGCAGCGGGATGTTGCGGACGAACTCGATATAGGCGCCGGCCACGGTCGAGAGCAGCCAGTGCGAGGACAGCCGCGCCAGCCCGATGAGGAAGCCGAGCAGCGTGGACAGCACCAGCGCGATCACCGTGACCAGCATGGTGTTGGCGACGCCGGCCCAGAACAGGCCGAGGATGTTGTCGGCCTGGGTATAGCTCGTCAGCACGAAGGGCACGTCGATGCCCGATGTCCGCCACAGGAAGTCGAAGCCCGAGGCGATGCCGGCCTTGACCATGTTCTGCGAGGCGTTGTGGACGAAGTAGACGGTCAGGCCGACGAGCCCGACGACGACCGCGACCTGATAGATCACGTCGCGGACGCGCTTGTCGTTGAGAAGGGCGAGGGCTTTGGCCAAGGTGTCAGGCCCTTTGGCGGGTTTCATCTGGAAACACGCCGTCATTCCGGGCGTAGCGAAGCGGAGACCCGGAATCCATTATAGAGCGCTGTCGCGCCTTACGATGGATTCCGGATCGGCGCCGCTGACGCGGCTTGTCCGGAATGACGGTCGTGTTTCCGCACAGATCGTCATACGCAGGTGGGCCGTGCCGATCTCATTGGAAGGGCGAGGTGAAGAGCAGGCCGCCCTTGGTCCAGAGCTGGTTCTGGCCGCGCTCCATCTTCAGGGTCGAGCCCTGGCCGACGGTGCGCTCGAAGCTCTCGCCATAGTTCCCGACCTGCTTGATGGCGTTGTACATCCAGTCGTTGGAGATCCCCATCATTGCGCCGAAGCCGCCCTCGGCGCCGAGCAGGCGGCGGACTTCCGAGTTCTTGGAGTTGGCCTTCATCTCGTCGACATTGGCGGAGGTGACGCCGAGCGCCTCGGCCGCGATCATGCCGTTCAGCACCCAGCGCACCACAAGCTGCCAGCGCTCGTCGCCCCAGCGCGTCACCGGCCCCTGCGGGTCGTTGGAGATCGGCTGGGTCAGGATGATGTGGTCGCCAGGGACCTTGAGCTTGGCGCGCTGGCCGGCGAGCGCGCCGACGCCGGCGGTATAGGCGTCGCAGCGGCCGGAATCATAGGCCGTGATGGCGTCGTCGTTCTTCTGGAAATTGGTGATGGCGACCTTGAGATTGCGCTCGCGGAACCAGTCGGCGGCGTTCTTCTCCTCGGTCGAGCCGGCGGCGACGCAGACCGAGGCGCCGTCGAGATCGGCGGCGCTCTTGGCGTTAGTCGACTTGCGGACGATGAAGGTCTGGCCCTCGTAGAAATTGATGCCCTGGAAGTTGAGGCCCAGCGATGCGTTGCGCGAGAAGGTGATGGTCGAGTTGCGCGAGAGCAGGTCGACCTGGCCCGATTGCAGGATCGGCCAGCGCTGCTGCACCGAGGTCGGCGTGAACTTGACCTTGGTGGCGTCGCCGAGCACGGCCGCCGCCAGCGCCTTGCAGTAGTCGACGTCGAGCCCTGTCCATTCGCCCTTGTCGTTGGCGAAGGAGAAGCCGGGCAGGCCCAGATGCACGCCGCATTCGAGCGTGCCGCGCGCCTTGATGGCGTCGAGCGTCGGGCTCGGGGCGAGTTGCTGCGCGCCGGCAAGCGTCGCGCTCGCCGCCAGCATGGCGGCCGCTGCCAATATCGTCTTCATGTTCGTTCGTTCCCCGAATCCGTTGCCGGCTTTTTGGTGCCGATCGCGACTATGCAACAGCCGGGCCGGGGAGGGTAGTCACTGGCGATGGATAGAGATTGCGAACGCCGAGAGACAATAGGCCGGACGAGGCCTCCTCTGCCGTTCGGGCGGTCGATGCGCCCTCGGCAAGGCGGCACTCCGCTGCCGGCCTGTCGCGCTCTCGCAAAGCTGTGTAGGAGCCGCGTCAGATACGACGGGCTGCGAGCCCGCTCACGCCGTCGCGGAGGTTAGGTCGAGCGCATGCGGGATTTGCTATCGGATCTGTCGGATGGGCTGAAGGCCCTGGCGCCTGCGCGCTTTCCTTATCGGCGCTTCGCGCTGGCGCTGCTGCTGGGCGGGGTCGGCGGCTGGCTCTTCGTGCAGGCGCGTCTGCCTTTGCCGTGGATGCTGGGCTCGATGGTGGTGTGCACCAGTGCCGCTCTGCTCAGCCTCCCCGTCGCGGCTCCTGCCGTGATCCGGCCGCCTATGACAGCCGTCATCGGCGTCATGCTCGGTGCCGGCTTCCGGCCCGAGGTCATTGCTCAGTTGCTGAACTGGCTGCCGACGCTGATCGGTCTCGTGCTGTTCATGGCGGCCTGCGCCGTCACCTGTGTCGCCTATTTCCGCCGCGTCGGCGGCTTCGACCCGGTCACGGCCTTCTTCGCCGGGATGCCGGGCGGGCTGGTCGAAATGGTGACGATCGGCGAGGAGAAGGGCGGCGATGCCAGCATCATCGCGCTGATCCACTCCGCCCGTATCCTGCTCGTGGTGATGACGCTGCCCTTCATCGTGCAGTGGATCGGCGGGGTCCAGCTTGGCGGCGCTCGCGTCTCCGGGCCATCGATCGCGCAGACGCCAGTTTTCGCTGAACTGGCGCTCGTCGGCTGCGGCATCGCCGGCGTTCTAATCGGGCACTGGCTGAAGCTGCCCGCGAAGTTTCTGCTCGGACCGATGCTGGTCAGCGCGCTCGTGCATCTTTTCGGCTGGAGCGATTCGGTCCCGCCCTTCGAGATCGTCAACGCCGCGCAGCTCGTGCTGGGCGTCACCATCGGCTGCCGCTTCGTCGGCACCGCGCCGAGGACAATTCTGCGCGTGCTGGCGCTCTCGGTCGGCTCGACCGTGATCCTGCTGACGTTGACGCTCGCCTTCGCATGGCTCGTCGCCCGGGTCTCGGTTCATGGCCACGTGCCGCTGATCCTGGCCTATTCGCCAGGTGGGCTTGCCGAGATGAGCCTGATTGCGCTGGCGCTGCACACCGAAGTTGCCTTCGTCGCGGCGCACCACATCGTCCGCGTCTTCCTGGTGATGGTCGGCGCGGGCCCGTTGTTCGGCGCGATCATGCGGCGCGGAGCGGTCAAGCCGGCCGAGTAGGAGAAAGCCTCGGTCAAGCCGCTCCTGCAGCCTTCAAACCCTGATCGAGACCGGCAGCAAGCGCAGCGCGCTGCGTCGCCAGGAAGGCGGCGCTGTCGTGGCGCTGCCGGTCGCCGACGCGGATGACGGCGAGCCTGGCCTCGAGAGCCTGAGCGAAATCCTGCGCCGTGTCGGCGATGGTGACGTTGGGTGGAACCTGCGCGAAGCCCCGGCAGGACAGTGTCGTCGCTACGGCTGGCAAGCCCAGTTGCAAGGTCTCGACCGTCTTGAGCTGGACGCCGGTGCCACCCCGGCTCGACAGTGCCACGATGCGGCAGGAGCGCAGGAAGGCATCGGCGTCGGGCACGCGCCCGACCAGCCGCACCTGCGGCGGCAGAGGCGGCATCTCGGCGGGAAACCGGCCCGCGACCGCGACCGTGACGTCGCCGGGCAGAAGCGGGCAGACCTCACGCAGGAACCAGTCGAGCCCGATGAAGTTCGGGGCCCAGGTCCAGGTGCCGATCAGGCCGATGTCATAGGCGGCGGACGCCTCGACGAGTCCAGTGGGCGCCAGCGCTGCGGCGGCCGTGACCAGAGGTAATATGGCGGACTTGTCCTGAAAGGCCGGACCGAGCGCCGCGCGGTCCTCCTCGGCCAGCGTCCAGACGAAGCGCGCCTTGTCCCAAAGCCTGCGCTCGATACGCTCCAGAAGGCGGCCCTCGCGGGCAAAGAGCCAGCGCATCACGGGATTCGTCTGATGCCCGGCCGTATGCCGGTTCGAGACATGCTCGATATTATGTTCCACCAACACGCATGGACCGAGCGTCAGCAACTCGGGGAAGGCACCGGGCAGCATCACCGAATTCAGCACGATGGCGTCGAAGGGTCCGCGGGCACGCACGGCCTCGACCAGCCGCCCCCGCCCCGCGAGCCAGAGCTTGGCGCAGGCGACGGGCAGACCTGTCGCAAGCGCGGTGCTGAGCCAGAGCAGCTTTCGCCCGGGCGGAACGACCGCGTTCTCGATATCGACGGCATCGACGACCACGGCCCGGTCCGGATCGGCGGGGGTTTCGCCTGGCCGCAGGAAACCGAAGGCGGTCACGTCATGCCCGGCGGCGCGCAAAGCATCGAGGATTCCGCCATTGGCGATCTCGAAACCGGTATCGGGCCGTGCGACCGGGATCAGCGTGGTGAGAAAGGCAAGGCGCAAGGCGGATCGTCCCCCGACGGATCATGCGCGAGACAGGCGGACCCACGCCGTAAGGCCAGGCCGCCGCGCATCGCCGAGCATCCTAGAGACGGAACCTTAAGCGATTCATGCGCAGTTCGATGACGATGACGCAGCATGTCCAGATCGCCGGGGCGGAAAGCATGGCGCAGCCTGCGCTCGTGAACGGCTTCGACGCGCCCGAGACCTTCGAAATCGTCGCTC includes these proteins:
- a CDS encoding ABC transporter ATP-binding protein/permease; this encodes MTDLQHGIARSRMRSFFRTALKFWTGKTRLRAWLLTITVLIFVAAQIATAVGVNAWNRLFFDALEKRDIATVWTVVAWLPLLVAVSALTLSALVISRMLLQTRWREYMTHRLAGWWIADQRYYRLQFIAKEQAAPEYRIADDVRLAIEPLVEFAIGLISAAVTAATFAAILWHVAGSASFTLGGVAVVIPSYMALAAIVYAVVASLAAYFAGRPLVGKISAKNEAEAQFRAEMTRLRENAESIALIKGDADERNSVGVNYGRVVAAWLLVIRQQGVIALVLNTNGALFPIVPLLLIAPKYLSGEVSLGAVMQVVAAFSAVQAALIWFVDNFVRLAEWFASVARVDELQESIEGLDIGTIMEGDTRIKLAESEDGAIHIENLSIAHSNGRAVITDASVVIGLGEKVLIVGESGTGKSTLIRALAGLWPWGSGTIEVPRGKSIAFVPQKPYLPIGTFRTVLLYPEGDKPVSDETILAALKRCGLSYLSRRLDEEDKWDRILSGGERQRVAFARLLIQRPDIIIMDEATSALDEDSQNSLLGLLEGELAHATVISVGHRPGLEDFHDRKITLEKRLAGAHLTHRRLGKSLWRLFKTRLAANDEA
- a CDS encoding transglutaminase family protein, with protein sequence MYLRIRHATTYNYAGPVNFGPHRLMLRPRDSFDLRVVDTALSIAPQARLRWMHDAYGNSVAIANFDGPADTLDIVSELVIQRFGSALPRTEIETSSTVAGVVYTEAERAVLQPYLALAAADPDGILDQWLADFRAMMGDGSGHLLRDLAHAIYTGLSYAVRYDEGTQHPADTIRQAAGSCRDYAWLFIELARRLGFAARFVTGYIHDRSPDAAGLVSTVGLTHAWAEVFIPGDGWVEFDPTNDLVADRQLLRVAVARVPEDASPVSGSFTGLTGSFLGLSVGVTIEVIDAPA
- a CDS encoding Hsp33 family molecular chaperone — translated: MATDDIGAGAAALDDRVVPFTVPDLDVRGRVVRLGPSIDTILGRHGYPEPVARVLGEAAALTVLLGTALKFEGRFQLQTKSDGAISMMVVDFNAPDTYRAVAHIDEAKLEQAITTGALSTGDLLGEGHLAMTVDQGSATTRYQGVVALNRQSLEEAAHQYFRQSEQIPSRIRLGVGSIVTAGGGRQWRAGGLLVQFMPHSVDRLRAADIHPGDAPEGHQIMAADDPDGIRDDAWAEARSLVETVEDHELLDPLLESERLLYRLFHERGARVFEPVLVQEACRCSRERVLGMLRGFSAEDRRAMIADDGTLGVTCEFCSRRYEFDPAEVEAGLSTEG
- the argF gene encoding ornithine carbamoyltransferase; this encodes MTRHFLDLSDFSATELRAILRKGGEIKARRRTSEAAGDRLLDGKVIAMIFEQPSLRTRVSFDVGIRELGGSPMMVTGQEIELGERETIADTARVLSRYVDAIMIRMLDHDAVVEMAKYATVPVINGLTKRQHPCQVMADVMTFEERKGSIQGKRIAWTGDTNNVLTSWVHAAGRLDFELAIATPEELAPPPALLDWAKKQGARLKLTSRPEVAVEGADCVITDCWVSMGDEEGTRHNLLRPYQVDERLLGRADKDAIFMHCLPASRGEEVTDAVMDGPQSAVFDEAENRLHAQKGILAWCFGGVSA
- a CDS encoding aspartate aminotransferase family protein; protein product: MTSASVSATSSVLLPTYARAPVAFERGEGAWSITADGTRYLDFGAGIAVNALGHAHPHLVKALTEQAGKIWHTSNLYTMPDGEKLARRLCEATFAERVFFTNSGAEANECAIKMARKYHAAKGHPERFRIITFEGAFHGRTLATIAAGGQQKYIDGFGPKVDGFDQVAFDDETALKAAITPETAALMIEPIQGEGGLRSVPPRFLKLLRELCDEHGLMLIFDEIQTGVGRTGKFFSHEHYGVTPDIMSIAKGIGGGFPMGACLATEEAASGMTLGTHGTTFGGNPLAMAVGNAVLDVVLEPGFIDNVAQMGLRLRQSLAQLKDQHPDVIEEIRGEGLMLGLKLRTLNTDFVAEARAAGLLVVAAGDNVVRLLPPLIIGEAEVSEAIARLDRAAHGIESALKRPAAE
- a CDS encoding GcrA family cell cycle regulator produces the protein MNEAGAWTEDRVELLKKLWSDGLSASQIAGELGGVTRNAVIGKVHRLGLSGRAKSPAASNAPRANPARKAPQTRSPSHPMTGQGAAGMTRGANALAPQYSAEVEPEEQQAPAPSEDVVVPFSERVTIMDLREYMCRWPMGDPTTPEFRFCGGRSQVGMPYCTHHAKIAYQPAADRRRDRSKMVVRG
- a CDS encoding amino acid ABC transporter permease, producing the protein MSTQALPIWRKRLFGTPATGVVTILLALLFAWLAIPIIRWALIDATWVGTSRSDCAPGGACWVFIRARFGQFMYGLYPADQRWRADLCGLAFAFAGAGLFMAPARLRLKLALAALVVLPPLGIWLLAGGFGLRWIETREWGGLMLTLFISVYASLIAIPLGILFALGRQSQLRVIRLVSILFIEFWRGVPIIAVIFLASLLLPLILPSGIGIDRLARAVIGLGLVIAAYMAEAIRGGLQALPPGQREAATALGLGYWKATGLIVLPQALRISLPAMTNEIIALLKNTTLVLVVSILDLLGIAQASLADPNWVGMSMEAYVFSGGIYWLLCYAMSRFSRRLETAAGQRH